ATTAAAGAGGATCAAATTAGTGgaaaatttgaagatttagGTGAAATTGCAGCAATCTGCAAGAAACAAATGAGGCTTCTTTTTGAACCACAAAGATTAACAATACACGATGTTTATAGTGACTTGTATTCACTTACGGAGATCACAGGTAAACAATCTCAACAACTTAAGAAAGATAAGatcaagaaattattagttTCTGGCAAACAGGATGAAGTTAAATATATCGTAAGATTTTTACAGGGAAGATTAAGAATTGGAATACAACAAACCACTGTTTATCAGGCATTAGCAAGCGCATTTGTGTTAACAAAGAATATTCCAGGGGATAATTTGGCTAGTTTTTCTGATTATAGACTTGcaaaaaatgagaaaaaatataagaatCTACAAGAATTAGATTGCGAAATACTCGAAATGGAAACCTCACTTAGATCATCTCTTTGTCAGCTTCCAAATATCGAAAAGATCATTAATGTTGCCATTCAAGGAGCCTCTAGCGATGAAATTTCTGCTAAATGCAAACTTACCACTGGAATACCTTGCGAACCTATGCTTGCAAGACCTACAAAAGGCATTCAAGATGTTCTAAATAGATTTGaaaactttctttttaCTGCTGAGTATAAATATGATGGTGAAAGAGCTCAAATACACGTATATAAGGACAAATCTAATAAAAGAGTGATTAAAATCTTCACTCGTAATTTAGAGTCTGCTACTGATAGGTATCCAGatttgattcaatatttaaatcaatcACTCAATTCGAGTGTAGAAGATTGTATTTTAGACTCTGAAGTTGTTGCATACTCTAAAAGTGAGGATAAGATTTTACCATTTCAAGTTCTGAGtacaagaaaaagaaagaatgtTGCTTTTGATGATATACAGATACAAATATGTTTAATGCTTTTTGATTGCATGGGGTTTAATGGAGAATCTTTACTAAAAAAGTCACTCTTTGAAAGAAGACAATATTTGAGAAAATGTATCAATGAGGGTCAATCTgagtatattaaatttactaCAAGTACTGAAACTAATAAACTTGATCATTTAGATTCTTTCCTTTCTGAatctattgaaaataattgtgAGGGACTCATGGTTAAGACTTTGCATGATAATGCAAGCTATGAACCTTCAAAAAGATCTCTTAACTGGttaaaaattaagaaagaTTATGTGGATGGACTTACTGATAGTATTGATGTTGTTCCTATTGCAGCATGTTATGGAAAAGGTAAAAGAAATGGGGTTTTTGGAACTTTTCTATTAGCTGTTTACAATACAGAGGAGGAGGTATATGAAACTGTATGTAAGGCAGGAACAGGATTTTCTGATGAAATTTTACAATCGTTATACACAAGTTTGAAAGACCATATTATTGCAGAAGGTGCCCCAAAAAGTTACTATAAGTTTGACTCAAGTGGACAATTATCTTCACTCAAACAAGATGTTTGGTTTGAACCAAAATTTGTATGGGAAGTTAAAGGTGCTGATTTATCACTATCTCCTGTGCATACAGCAGCTATAGGCACTATTGATGAAAACAGAGGAATAGGACTTCGATTTCCAAGATTTATAAGAATTAGAGATGATAAGTCTCCAGAACAAGCTACTTCatcaattcaaattatgGAAATGTATAACAGTCAATTGATaactaataatacaaaGAACGAGACCAATTTCAGTGATGATCAATTCCAAGAAGATGATTAGTTTCCAAAgtgaagaaaaagagaCTAAATTGACTTCAATAATATcagttattaatattaaataaaatgtCTAAATTAGCTAAACAATTTGTTTCTACCTATAAAATTCCCAgttaaaaattgaaattataattatttcaaagcTAAAAATATGTAGAAAGATATTCAAGAGCGAAAATAGCATAAGAGTTTCAAAAAACATTAACAaatatgataataataattacttgCCAACAGAAAGATGtgataaattattgaattttcatcccatttcaaataaatttgaatttgaaagttTGAATGGAATTGtgtatttaatgaatttttggtatttctaataattggTTCagaatatgaataatatttattgtttCTAATTTACTTATTGAAATCCTCATAATATGAAGATATCTAGTATACATTCTTCTACAAGATATGATGGTCATTAAACCTGAAAGAATACTTTGCAATTTCTTGATAAAGATAAGATAATGTCATTTTACATATTTTAACGTCAGCTTCTATTGGTaattttaactttttttgaTTCTCTTTTTCAAAGACTTCAAAACCAGATAGTTGAAGAATCTCAATTCCTTGACTAAATTGGCCAATcgaatttttaaatatttcattttcaagaCTTACTATTCTATAGAAGGGGTTATTTGGAAATGAAATAACATTTTTAAGTAtaattacaatatttttaagaCATTCAtaaatcttttctttatttttggaagctctttctgaaaaaatactttgaataattttaataactttttcttcaaattcaagatcAACAACTTTATCAATTggaaattgaataatagGCCTAACAGGACGAAGTTTTTCTGGAGTTGATTTAGTTTTATAATAAACCTCCTCAAACAAATCAAGAATAAATCCATCAAAAGTGAATccaaattttctttctgtaataaattgaataacTTCAGATGGTTTATAAcctaattcaattaaaaataatgctACAATATTAAGTGAATGGTAATCGCCAGTGTTATCTACTAATAATACAGATTTACGTAAATGATGTGTTTgtctaataatattaacaacTCCCCAATAATCCGGAGTTTCTGTATTATAACAAGGAACgctataatatttaatttttgaattttttgggaaattgaagatttcTGGCTGATTTGTcaaattaacaatttttGATATGTTAAACTtatctttatatttatccCAATCATTATGTACAAGTATTCCAATATCACAAGTAAGAACACAAAAGTGAGTGAGAATAGGAAACAAAGGAATAGATTCACATGCAAATCTGGATggtaaattattatcagaaAATTCTGAACAAATTGGATTTTCATCAATACATCCCTCATATCTTGGACTAAGTGAAGCAAATCCTCCAGCTAAAATGAAAATACGCTCAGGTTTACAAGAACAACAATTCATTATATCAAGAAAAGTCTGTGATTCATGTGAAACACGATCACCTCTTATTGAAGCATTTCCTTCCCAAAGATGATCAAAAAGTACAATTAccttattattaatttgttcaaGAAGCCAACTATTTATTGTTCTTGAATATCTTAATATTGCATCTGAATATTTActactattaatttttttaaaagctAGCTCATTACTACTTTCATAAATAGTAGTGCTTTGCCTGGAAAAGCTTCTAAAAGGTTGTAAAGCTCCTATTACAGttcttttcattaaagCTCCTTTTGATGCAAGTCTAGCCATGgcttcctcttcttcacTATTGGCTTCTAATACTTTAA
This is a stretch of genomic DNA from Cryptosporidium parvum Iowa II chromosome 3, whole genome shotgun sequence. It encodes these proteins:
- a CDS encoding DNA LIGASE I, which translates into the protein MTGKCLDSLFNEEDDMNEIIETEDSIIDSKETIINEKISLDSILGRELMSNVKKDEKRSKKIKLDSNIQQKLSFNFGTGNTPSSVNKSKPTKLEKVPENEESGDSCTKNGSESLSKKIKPSNAGLFSPFSINITTGDEDIQSPMFDPCNISKEKIMAKGKSNSILFSVLTDAFSRIEQLKGSGSGSKKGCIVILANLFRLIIHHNPSDLIDAVYICMNKVAPDYEGKESGVGDSILIKCISESSDKSEKRIKEDQISGKFEDLGEIAAICKKQMRLLFEPQRLTIHDVYSDLYSLTEITGKQSQQLKKDKIKKLLVSGKQDEVKYIVRFLQGRLRIGIQQTTVYQALASAFVLTKNIPGDNLASFSDYRLAKNEKKYKNLQELDCEILEMETSLRSSLCQLPNIEKIINVAIQGASSDEISAKCKLTTGIPCEPMLARPTKGIQDVLNRFENFLFTAEYKYDGERAQIHVYKDKSNKRVIKIFTRNLESATDRYPDLIQYLNQSLNSSVEDCILDSEVVAYSKSEDKILPFQVLSTRKRKNVAFDDIQIQICLMLFDCMGFNGESLLKKSLFERRQYLRKCINEGQSEYIKFTTSTETNKLDHLDSFLSESIENNCEGLMVKTLHDNASYEPSKRSLNWLKIKKDYVDGLTDSIDVVPIAACYGKGKRNGVFGTFLLAVYNTEEEVYETVCKAGTGFSDEILQSLYTSLKDHIIAEGAPKSYYKFDSSGQLSSLKQDVWFEPKFVWEVKGADLSLSPVHTAAIGTIDENRGIGLRFPRFIRIRDDKSPEQATSSIQIMEMYNSQLITNNTKNETNFSDDQFQEDD